From the genome of Pelagicoccus sp. SDUM812003, one region includes:
- a CDS encoding TetR/AcrR family transcriptional regulator: MGRKSDAKERLIEAVLDLIWEGSYGSLRIDDICAKAEVKKGSFYYFFPSKDALAVTALEHYWENSAKPFMDKHFSPSMTPMDRIQSYIKGVIQHQRDIAEQRGRVLGCSVLSIACETGTSDEAVANTARSIFSRKSKYLESCIRDAIAEGEIPPIDPEERAAGLWALMEGSMAQVRILGDLKPLERLPSLAVSFLRSPVEGKNPTSAH; this comes from the coding sequence ATGGGAAGAAAGTCTGACGCCAAGGAACGTTTGATCGAGGCCGTCCTGGATCTGATCTGGGAGGGCAGCTACGGCTCCTTGCGCATCGACGACATCTGCGCCAAGGCGGAGGTGAAGAAGGGAAGCTTCTACTATTTTTTCCCGTCCAAGGACGCCCTCGCGGTGACCGCTTTGGAGCACTACTGGGAGAATTCCGCAAAGCCGTTCATGGACAAGCATTTCTCCCCATCGATGACTCCCATGGATCGCATTCAGAGCTATATAAAGGGAGTGATCCAGCACCAGCGTGACATTGCCGAGCAACGCGGCCGCGTGCTGGGTTGTTCTGTTCTCTCCATCGCTTGCGAGACGGGGACCAGCGATGAGGCCGTGGCCAACACGGCTCGTAGTATCTTCTCCCGCAAGAGCAAGTACCTCGAGTCTTGTATCCGAGACGCTATCGCCGAAGGGGAGATTCCGCCGATCGATCCCGAGGAGCGAGCGGCGGGCTTGTGGGCCCTTATGGAGGGTTCCATGGCCCAGGTCCGAATACTCGGAGACCTCAAACCGCTCGAGCGCCTGCCTTCGCTGGCGGTTTCCTTTCTGCGCTCGCCCGTAGAAGGCAAGAATCCGACCTCCGCTCACTAG
- a CDS encoding efflux RND transporter periplasmic adaptor subunit — MKDTKETNDPKLTPQSAKRPRSQGARFWSAFAVTAVLAGGVALWASKDSNEEPQSATASPPPAPQVTVVPAEEKLVVARTERLGRIAAVETVELRPEVSGKIASVNFESGERVSKGQVLFEIDPSSYRAAVERAQARVAQAEARARTAQREADRAKTLFERRAISSEESELRQSLAAEASAELLAARAELETAQIDLDRAFVRSPIDGRVSRAYVTQGNLVSGTPGGATLLTTVVSTGKVHVYVDVDEATIQRFRLAKSRGEILSDENGNVPVELRLDQDDTYSYSGYVESLDNRIDPETGSLTVRLLFEDPEEMLLPGSFARVRIPISAQVPRIVVKEQSIGTDQSQKFVLAVQPDNTVAYRAVSLGASLGGERVITAGLEPGDRVIVNGVQRVGPGMTVEPQLASTFQEPIEVATR, encoded by the coding sequence ATGAAAGATACCAAAGAAACAAACGACCCCAAGCTTACCCCCCAGTCCGCGAAGCGCCCTCGTAGCCAAGGCGCTCGCTTTTGGTCGGCCTTTGCCGTCACCGCTGTCCTCGCGGGAGGAGTAGCCCTTTGGGCCTCGAAGGATTCCAACGAAGAGCCGCAATCCGCGACTGCGAGCCCTCCGCCTGCGCCGCAGGTTACGGTGGTGCCGGCTGAAGAGAAGCTCGTGGTGGCCAGAACCGAGCGACTGGGCCGTATCGCCGCCGTTGAGACCGTGGAGCTTCGACCGGAGGTTTCGGGCAAGATCGCTTCGGTGAACTTCGAGTCGGGTGAACGAGTTTCCAAGGGGCAGGTCCTTTTCGAGATCGATCCTAGCTCATACAGGGCCGCGGTCGAACGAGCCCAAGCGCGGGTGGCCCAAGCCGAAGCTCGGGCTCGGACCGCTCAGCGTGAAGCGGACCGCGCCAAAACGCTCTTTGAACGTCGAGCCATCTCCAGTGAGGAATCGGAGCTGCGCCAGTCGCTCGCCGCGGAAGCGTCCGCCGAGCTCCTGGCGGCCCGGGCGGAACTGGAAACCGCTCAGATCGATTTGGACCGAGCCTTCGTGCGCTCGCCCATCGATGGGCGAGTGAGCCGTGCCTATGTCACTCAGGGTAACCTCGTTTCGGGGACTCCCGGCGGGGCCACGCTCCTAACCACTGTTGTATCCACTGGAAAGGTACATGTTTACGTGGATGTGGACGAAGCGACCATTCAGAGGTTCCGACTCGCAAAGAGCAGGGGAGAGATCCTTTCGGACGAGAATGGAAACGTGCCAGTGGAGCTGCGTTTGGATCAAGATGACACGTATTCGTATAGCGGATATGTGGAATCGCTGGACAACCGCATCGATCCGGAGACTGGAAGCTTGACGGTGCGGCTGCTCTTCGAGGATCCGGAGGAGATGCTTCTCCCGGGTTCCTTCGCTCGCGTGCGCATCCCGATCAGCGCCCAGGTCCCACGCATCGTGGTCAAGGAACAGTCTATCGGCACGGACCAAAGCCAGAAATTCGTGCTCGCCGTTCAGCCTGACAACACCGTGGCCTATCGAGCAGTTTCCCTCGGAGCCTCTCTGGGAGGCGAGCGGGTGATCACCGCAGGCCTGGAGCCGGGAGATCGCGTCATCGTGAACGGCGTACAGCGTGTGGGCCCTGGCATGACGGTTGAGCCTCAACTGGCGTCGACCTTCCAAGAACCAATCGAA